The Methanofastidiosum sp. region CTACTCCTCCACCAACAGCCTCTGCAGCCTTAAGGCAAATTTCTGATATTTCATCAGTTAAAGGGCAATTAGATGCAACTCCTCCTCTTGCCGTGTTAGTGATCCAGTGGGGTGAGCTTCTGTATATAGCTCCAATTACCTCATCCCCTACTACAAATGCCCTAATATCTCTCTCAGGTTTCTTGATATATTCCTGTATGTAAAATACTGAGTGATGATATGAGCCAAGTATTACTTTGTGTTCAATTATACTTTCTGCAGTTTCCTTGTCATTTACCTTGGAAAGTAGTCTCCCCCAAGAACCCGTTGCAGGTTTTAGCACTACAGGATAACCAATTCTTTCAATCGCTTCAAGGGCCTCTTCAGGAGTAAATGCAATATAAGTTCTTGGAGATGGAACTTTGTTTTTTGTCAAAGCCAAAGTAGTTAAAACTTTATCCCCGCAAGTGCTAGCAGTTTCGTAAGAATTAACTGTTTTTACCCCCATCTCATTTAGTACCTTAAGAGAGTAAAGTGCTTTAAGATGACTTATCTCTCTTTCTAATACTACATCATAATCCATTTTTTCAAAATCGGTTATATTGAATATTGCACATCTAGTGTCCATTCTTTCTACATCTATGCTTCTATTTCTAAATTCTTCGAGTAGATACTTCTCGTCAAGTCTGACCCTAGAATAAAGCATTCCTATTTTCATATGATCACTCCAAATTATTAATTACAGCTTCAGTAAAAGCTAGGGTCCCGAGATTTCCACCCAAATCTTTTGTTCTCTTGCCTTCACCAAATGTTCTGAAAATACTATTTCTTATTTTATCTCCTTCTTTCTTTTCTCCAAGGAAGTCTAACATCATCGCAGCTGAAAGAAAAGTAGCAGTTGGATTGGCAATATCTTTACCTGCATACTTTGGCGCTGAACCATGTACCGGCTCAAATAGTCCAGTTTTTTCCCCTATATTTCCTGAAGGTGCTATACCAAGGCCTCCAACAAGTTGAGAAGCTTCATCTGATAAGATATCCCCAAACAAATTAGTTGTTACAACTACATCAAATCTTTCTGGTTCTTTGATTAATCTCATTGCCATTGCATCTACTATTACTTCTTCAGTTTCTATATCTGGAAACTTTTCAGAAACTGATAACACAGTTCTTCTGAAAAGACCGCAGGTTTTTCTCAAGACGTTTGCCTTGTGAACCACAGTAACTCTTTTTCTGTTGTTATCTCTGGCATATTTGTATGTAAATTCAGCAAGTCTTCTTGAAGCTCTTTCAGAAATGTGTCTTTCTGCTATTGCAACTCCATTCTCTTCTCTTTCAATTCCCTTATACATACCTTCTGTATTTTCTCTCATTATGACTATATCGATATTTGGCCTTGAAATTTCAATTGGAAGGCTTTTAATTGGCCTTACGTTTACGAATAGATCAAGCTCCTTTCTTAAAGTTACAATTGCACTCTTATAGTCAACAATATCTGGCGGTGAGGAAACAGC contains the following coding sequences:
- a CDS encoding isocitrate/isopropylmalate dehydrogenase family protein; the encoded protein is MAYNICVIGGDGIGNDVIDAGLKLLSHINLDFNYSYAEAGYDCYLKNGTSIPQKTIDECRNADATFFGAVSSPPDIVDYKSAIVTLRKELDLFVNVRPIKSLPIEISRPNIDIVIMRENTEGMYKGIEREENGVAIAERHISERASRRLAEFTYKYARDNNRKRVTVVHKANVLRKTCGLFRRTVLSVSEKFPDIETEEVIVDAMAMRLIKEPERFDVVVTTNLFGDILSDEASQLVGGLGIAPSGNIGEKTGLFEPVHGSAPKYAGKDIANPTATFLSAAMMLDFLGEKKEGDKIRNSIFRTFGEGKRTKDLGGNLGTLAFTEAVINNLE
- the lysX gene encoding lysine biosynthesis protein LysX, coding for MKIGMLYSRVRLDEKYLLEEFRNRSIDVERMDTRCAIFNITDFEKMDYDVVLEREISHLKALYSLKVLNEMGVKTVNSYETASTCGDKVLTTLALTKNKVPSPRTYIAFTPEEALEAIERIGYPVVLKPATGSWGRLLSKVNDKETAESIIEHKVILGSYHHSVFYIQEYIKKPERDIRAFVVGDEVIGAIYRSSPHWITNTARGGVASNCPLTDEISEICLKAAEAVGGGVVAIDLLEDKGKLLVNEVNYTMEFKNSIAPTGVNIPGKVVDYVIEVAKR